A window of the Bradyrhizobium ottawaense genome harbors these coding sequences:
- a CDS encoding hydroxymethylglutaryl-CoA lyase → MALKLPKNIVIAEVGPRDGLQSFPRWIDTDTKVAIIDRLSDLGLPVVEVSSFAHPKVIPHLRDAEEVFQRIKRRPGTVYRALVPNARGAERAALARVDEMLGLITISATYTRKNQNMTIDQAIEQNLESFRIAEARQIPFVMALGMAFWCAYEGSIAEADVIAVVRRLHDGGIRRFYLAGSLGMEDPAHVNRLFARLGALFPDAGFGFHIHNLSGMATANILAALDAGAEWLEGAICGIGGGIAMPNKLGSVGNFPTEDLVAMLAEMGIETGLDPERVVATSHAIAGILGIEPQSHRGNGATRKAVMNLASTNPNMRYS, encoded by the coding sequence ATGGCGCTCAAACTCCCCAAAAACATTGTCATTGCCGAAGTCGGACCGCGCGATGGCCTGCAAAGCTTTCCGCGATGGATCGATACCGACACCAAGGTCGCCATCATCGACCGGCTCTCCGATCTCGGGCTGCCCGTTGTCGAGGTTTCCAGCTTTGCGCACCCGAAGGTCATTCCGCATCTGCGCGACGCCGAAGAGGTTTTCCAGCGCATCAAGCGCCGGCCCGGAACGGTGTACCGCGCCCTGGTCCCCAACGCCCGTGGCGCCGAGCGGGCGGCGCTGGCGCGGGTCGACGAGATGCTCGGACTGATCACGATCAGCGCGACCTACACCCGCAAGAACCAGAACATGACGATCGATCAGGCGATCGAGCAAAATCTCGAATCGTTCCGGATCGCCGAAGCGCGCCAAATCCCGTTCGTCATGGCACTCGGCATGGCGTTCTGGTGCGCGTATGAGGGCTCGATTGCGGAAGCTGATGTCATCGCCGTGGTGCGGCGCCTGCATGACGGCGGCATCCGCCGCTTCTATCTTGCCGGCTCGCTGGGGATGGAAGATCCCGCGCACGTCAACCGGCTGTTCGCGCGACTTGGCGCGTTGTTTCCGGATGCCGGCTTCGGCTTCCACATCCATAATCTCTCGGGCATGGCGACCGCTAATATTCTGGCCGCGCTCGACGCCGGCGCCGAATGGCTGGAAGGCGCGATCTGCGGGATCGGCGGCGGAATCGCGATGCCGAACAAGCTCGGCTCCGTCGGAAATTTTCCGACCGAGGATCTGGTCGCCATGCTGGCGGAGATGGGCATCGAGACCGGGCTCGATCCGGAACGGGTGGTTGCCACATCGCACGCGATCGCCGGGATACTCGGCATCGAGCCCCAGAGCCACCGCGGCAACGGCGCAACGCGGAAAGCCGTGATGAACCTCGCGTCCACCAACCCGAACATGAGATATTCATGA